In Chthoniobacterales bacterium, the genomic stretch GCCATGTGATAAATCAGGACGAGGACATCCTCCGACAGCATCGAGTAGTCGGCCGCCTTCATAATCTGGTGGTGCAACGCCTTCTCGTAGCGATACCCGATGAGCTTTTGCATCAGCTCAAAGGATTCAGCGACCTGGTCGCGCGGATTCATGGCGGGGCTCAGCCGTAGATCACGAGCCGGATCGAATCGGGCAACTGCTGCGCCACGTTCGTGACGACGCTGCCGCCGAGCAGTTTCGCCATCGCGGTGCGTTGCGAAGCGCCGATGATCAGGTAATCGACGCCCAGCGTTGCCGAAAGATCGAGAATCGTGGCGGCAGCGTCTTCGCTGACCGCGTAAACCGGTTGCACCGGTATGTCGCGCTCGGCGCCGAGGCGCATGGTCAACGACATGATCGCGTTCGCCGCGGGATCGTCCTGCCATTTCGCGCGGCCGAGATTCGTCGGTGCGCCGGTGAAATAGACCGAGATTTCCTTCACGTAGAGAACACAGAGAGTCGCCTTGCGCAGTTGGGCTTCCTCGAGGGCGAAGGCGAGCGCCGGCGTGACGCCGCGTGCGGCCACCATGATTTTCTGGCCCTCGGACAAGCGTGGCGCCATCGTCGCGGCGAGATCGGGTGTCACCATCTCCGCGACCTGCTTCGCCACGATCATCGTTCGTAGCCCCGAGACTTTATGCGAATAGGCCCGCAACGCGTACCCGGCGCCGAGGACGCATGCAGCGAAGAAAAGCGCTTCGGGCTTCGTCTTGGCGATGGTCACTTCGACCGCCGCCAGGACCACGAAGGTCGCCCCCATGATGAGGCGTTGATACCAGGGAAGGCCGAGCCGTTTGTTGAACGTGCACGATCCAAGATTGACCGCGATCGCGCCGACGACCCCGATCGCGTATAGACCGGCGAGAGATTCAAAATCCTTCGTGACCGCCAGGACGATGATCGGAATCACAACGGCAATCAGCAACGGGATCTGGGGCACGCCGTGCGAATTGAGCTTAGCGAGCGGCCGCGGCATCTCGCCATCCTGCGCCATCATGTAAATCACGCCGATCAGTGCGACCACCGCCGTGTTCACCGCGCTCAGCAGGAGCAAACCGAACACGATCCCGACGATGA encodes the following:
- a CDS encoding amino acid permease: MATIVDPTAVHRPRNVDWKRAAALLYGDWGTSKAYVIGLAFVAAGFASLPIILAVCILTAVVAYNYIIVCAHFPDGGGVYSAARQQSRFLASTGALLLIANFIVTAALSGWAAVSYLGVPTKYAPVATMGLILAVGVINFFGPKHSGSVSIWLAIPAVIVVATIILLAAPHLNTDYLEPPHENLAHTWVAFVGVILALSGVEAIANITGVMKADPDSTPEHPKVTRTATKAIVPVAIEVVVGTALLGWAMLSFPRNLLPQLTAHKEDMLRYLGEVYGAMAGGLVVGHVLSVIVGIVFGLLLLSAVNTAVVALIGVIYMMAQDGEMPRPLAKLNSHGVPQIPLLIAVVIPIIVLAVTKDFESLAGLYAIGVVGAIAVNLGSCTFNKRLGLPWYQRLIMGATFVVLAAVEVTIAKTKPEALFFAACVLGAGYALRAYSHKVSGLRTMIVAKQVAEMVTPDLAATMAPRLSEGQKIMVAARGVTPALAFALEEAQLRKATLCVLYVKEISVYFTGAPTNLGRAKWQDDPAANAIMSLTMRLGAERDIPVQPVYAVSEDAAATILDLSATLGVDYLIIGASQRTAMAKLLGGSVVTNVAQQLPDSIRLVIYG